TATCTACACAGGAGTTGGCTCCTATTTCAACGGCATTTCCTATGACTACATTTCCAATTTGAGGGATTTTGTGAAGTCCTTGACCATCCTCACGAGGGCGATAACCAAAGCCATCGGCACCAATGCTTACATTGGTATGGAAAATACAATAGGCTCCAATTTCTGTTCTTTCGCGAATTACAGTACCAGACCAAACCACGGTAGCTGGGCCTATGATGGTATCGTCAAGTATGGTCACATTTGGATAAAGAACTACACCATCTCCTAGAACTACATTTTTACCCACATAGCTATTGGCGCCAATCTTACAGCCTTGGCCTATTTTTGCTGTTTCATGAACCACTGCTGAAGGGTGAATATCTTCTTCGAGCTGAGGAGGGCCCGGATCGAAAACTTCTAATATTTTAGCCATGGCCAAATCCGCATTTTTCACTTTGATAAGAGCGCGATTTTCTCCAGCTTCTAATTTCAAATTATCATTAACAATAGCAACACTGGCTTGAGATGCTTCCCAAAGTTTCACATATTTTCTGTTTCCAATAAAGGTGACATGGTTTACTTTGGCCTTTTCCAATTGCTCGGGTCCTTCTATTTTATGACTCGTGCTTCCTACTAATTCTCCTTTTAATATCTCGTTAAGCTCTTCTACAGTGTATTGCTTCATTGATAACCTCCTCTGTTTTGTTCGTTTTAAATTTTGGTAAAGCTATGAAAAAGGTAGAAACCTGAGATCGTTTTTTAGCTACAATATTTCAATTGAACTCATCAAAAGTTTTATTTCTAATGCTTTTCACGCAAAGTAAATGCAAAGAAAAAATGCAAAGATCGCAAAAGGGATTAGTCAACTGCTTGGAATATATGGTTTTGGAATGTGTTTATAAATACTATTTCACAAATTTCCCTGCATGTTTCACTTCATTATCAGTGCTAATCTGATAGAAATATATACCTGGGTTAAATGAAATGTTATTTAAAGGAAAACTGGAAGCATTATTCATTTGTGAGTATACTAGTTTTCCATTCAAATCGAAAATTTCAATATCATAGCTTTTGCCTTGCCATCCTTCAATTTTAAGAACTGAATTTCTGTTTATAGGATTGGGATAGATGGAGCTAGAAATCGTGTTTTCTTTTTCACTTACAGAACTACATTCAAAGGATTGTAATTTGATATCGTCAATCATCCAACCCGCTTTATTGGACGCTATATCATCACTAATGAAGTTGAATCGAATCATTAAGGAATCTGGATAATAATCTTTTACCCCTAGGCAATAAAGCCATTCAAATGATGCGGTTTCCCAGTCATCAGAACGACCACTAAATCCTGCGTTACCATTAAACAAGGTATCATTATCGTCATAAAAATTCTCCGAATAAAAATAATATCCTGGTGACCATTCACAATTAAACATAGTAGTATCATGAATAATACTTAGCCATGTTTCACCGTTATCGTAAGAAACATCAATATATCCTCCATCGGACAATGTATCGGTATCAAACTTATGTTTAAAACTGAGAATGGCTGGAGAGCCTTCAAACCATAACCAATCTTTTACAGAAACAATAAATGAAGAGTGGATATTCTCCCCATAACTTTGAAGCGTATCGGTTAAAATGGCATAGGGGACAGAATAGGCCTCGTCGAAATATTCTTTCTGAGGAGTCCCGATTTGCCAAATATTATTTTCTTGACTATCGTCAATCCAAATCATGGAAGAAGGGCTCTCAAAATTTATGGTTTCATTATACCACTGTGCGTAAATGTTGTTAAAACCAAATAATACAAGCAGTAAAAGGGTGTTTTTTTTCATTTTAAAGGTTGTTATTAGTGTTCATATGAGCAAATCTATATTTTTGAAATTTTATATGTTTTTATATTATTTATACTATTCAATTGAATAAGGTAGATGCCTTTTTTTAGCTCTGAAACGGAAATATTATCATCCCCAATCAAATATCCTTTTTTTATTATTTGGCCATTAATGTTTAAGATTCTATATTCTGTTTTGTTCTCAAATGGAATGCTAAAAGAAACATATTCTTGGGCTGGGTTTGGTGATATAGCCATGTATACTAATTCATCATCTTCCATAATTCCAGTTATATTACAATTCCATGGTTCACCAATAGAATTATCTTCATCATATTGCCTTAAGGTTCCAATATATTCTACATTATTGTTTTCATCAATCTTAAACTGCCATATATGATGTGCATAGCAGCCAGCCAAACAATCTCCCCAAGCTTTATTAAAATACAAGTATTTATCAGCACCTATAGATCTATAGGTAAAGCGGTTTCCATCTATTCCTGAATTATAATTAGGTTCTGCAATTTCAATTCCGTCTATTAATTTCAGTAAGGCCAAAACATAATACATGTTGATTTCTTGTTCAGTTCTTAAAGTAACATACCAATCTTTTATTTCAACATTAAATTCATATTTAGATATTATACTATCCAGAATTGGATAACCAGGGTCTTGATTGAGCCAGCTAATGATATTTGGGTTTTCAAAGTCAGGTACAAATAGAACCTGCTTAACTAAATATTCTTTATATGATTGATGAATACAATACATATCAATAACAGAATCTCTCTCAGGCATATCAAATTCATAATACACAGCAGAAAGGGCTTGCCAAACACTATCCAATACCAATGGTGGGATTTCTGCTGAGCTATAAAAAAGATTGGAATCACTTTCTAACACCCACTGAAGACAAGAATTTTTAACATCTGCATCGTAATGCTCACGGAGTATAGGGTTTATATCTATTTTTGAAGAATATTGTGCAAATGAATGACTGAGAACAGCAACAAATAACAAGAGGAAATATAGCTTTTTCATAAGATAAATGGTTTTGATAAGTTTAAGCTGTAAAGCTAAAAATAATAAGCTATGAAAGCAAAGTCTTTTTTTTACTTTATAAATACATATTAATTCTCTAAAGCAAGTTTACTATAAATAAAAAGGGATAATTGCCCATGCATGACCATCATCCCTTTTAAAAAT
This portion of the Lentimicrobium sp. L6 genome encodes:
- a CDS encoding T9SS type A sorting domain-containing protein translates to MKKLYFLLLFVAVLSHSFAQYSSKIDINPILREHYDADVKNSCLQWVLESDSNLFYSSAEIPPLVLDSVWQALSAVYYEFDMPERDSVIDMYCIHQSYKEYLVKQVLFVPDFENPNIISWLNQDPGYPILDSIISKYEFNVEIKDWYVTLRTEQEINMYYVLALLKLIDGIEIAEPNYNSGIDGNRFTYRSIGADKYLYFNKAWGDCLAGCYAHHIWQFKIDENNNVEYIGTLRQYDEDNSIGEPWNCNITGIMEDDELVYMAISPNPAQEYVSFSIPFENKTEYRILNINGQIIKKGYLIGDDNISVSELKKGIYLIQLNSINNIKTYKISKI
- a CDS encoding T9SS type A sorting domain-containing protein, producing the protein MKKNTLLLLVLFGFNNIYAQWYNETINFESPSSMIWIDDSQENNIWQIGTPQKEYFDEAYSVPYAILTDTLQSYGENIHSSFIVSVKDWLWFEGSPAILSFKHKFDTDTLSDGGYIDVSYDNGETWLSIIHDTTMFNCEWSPGYYFYSENFYDDNDTLFNGNAGFSGRSDDWETASFEWLYCLGVKDYYPDSLMIRFNFISDDIASNKAGWMIDDIKLQSFECSSVSEKENTISSSIYPNPINRNSVLKIEGWQGKSYDIEIFDLNGKLVYSQMNNASSFPLNNISFNPGIYFYQISTDNEVKHAGKFVK
- the lpxD gene encoding UDP-3-O-(3-hydroxymyristoyl)glucosamine N-acyltransferase gives rise to the protein MKQYTVEELNEILKGELVGSTSHKIEGPEQLEKAKVNHVTFIGNRKYVKLWEASQASVAIVNDNLKLEAGENRALIKVKNADLAMAKILEVFDPGPPQLEEDIHPSAVVHETAKIGQGCKIGANSYVGKNVVLGDGVVLYPNVTILDDTIIGPATVVWSGTVIRERTEIGAYCIFHTNVSIGADGFGYRPREDGQGLHKIPQIGNVVIGNAVEIGANSCVDRGKFSSTIIGDGCKIDNLVQIAHNCIMGRSCIMAGSSGLAGSVTLGDGVIIGGSASIKDHVTIHSGATVGAGSGVMNDVPAGGTVLGYPATEAREMLKQWVALRRLAKS